One Tetrapisispora phaffii CBS 4417 chromosome 3, complete genome DNA segment encodes these proteins:
- the SNF5 gene encoding Snf5p (similar to Saccharomyces cerevisiae SNF5 (YBR289W); ancestral locus Anc_2.523), with the protein MSNLSIKQRSHLFQDTSMNNVTNNNNNSNSNNSVNYNNDNNSSNNNNNNNNNNNNNNSNNNSNMNQQQNPFNNIGTPSFNIQQISPQILQNLTPQQLQLIQQRHQQLLRSRIQQAQQNQQNKQKQQQQQKQQQHQQQQQHQQQQQQQQQQQQQQQQEQQRLKQQEQQTQPRQQQQQQFDSKQDMKQANTTRKQSKSSQVQQMKNAEPTEGNQNGFQLPFNLPPQIAQLPLPMQQQVLASLKQQAIQKNNPSVVTAITMAQEQLQQQIQRIQQRQQVTQQGKEPTQTQGPQSLANKSQQKTQKVNSGSGTQRKQLQSKRKTSNIPNKLQNVQQLQQYAPPQKMELPAFQTIKYNPPEAMIPYQGYWSDKQATTDTLLYEQITQRDKSNRMDQSKEQNGYPPFSIFGFSDKEYTAKLWHNLKYYEGSKEVRMASIRSTSQNVPSVSIWGNGYAGYGNGNTNTKTKIISGINDDHRPIIPDKMLDMYKHAMTEVSEDLIPIRLEFDHERDKFSLRDTLLWNRNDTLLDVDDFVDHMLMDYRFDPEFSSQISDIISQSIKEQIIDFQPNPYTNIQDERIGGDDMRVRIKFDIVIGQSQLVDQIEWDISNPDNDPEEFATSMCNELELPGEFQTAIAHSIREQVHAYHKYLALLGYKFDGSAVEDADIRSRILPNITVDNIYRASADSKLYTPNLLTISAAELERLDKDKDRDSRRKRRQGRFNRRGVVITSNTSSIVGTNSGTPLGIGGNNAVLNSSSGTPTEVLLPDITDALRTFRTPIPSTVLPGGLDLGPSVESFELKATTTSNPRPDKPKLQMPSCYIVDHIPGKSLLLSITVPKKENLKLRMNATNRTTIVPHNYTATKSVISNVKQEAGHESSTSRKQLPDNAMDISPPTTMEPQVNRPITMDKVDVNTSSNTINKETESKIDTELNPISSINHTTTGPQKINEDGQVESKTSA; encoded by the coding sequence ATGAGCAATCTATCAATTAAGCAGAGGTCACATTTATTTCAAGACACATCAATGAATAACGTTactaataacaataacaacagTAACAGTAATAATTCTGTGAATTACAACAACGACAACAATAGCagcaataataataacaacaataacaacaataacaataataacaacagcaacaacaacagcaacatGAACCAGCAGCAGAATccatttaataatattggtACTCcatcatttaatatacAACAAATATCACCTCAAATCTTACAAAATTTAACCCCACAACAGTTACAGTTGATACAACAGCGTCATCAGCAACTTCTAAGAAGTAGAATCCAACAAGCTCAGcaaaatcaacaaaataaacagaagcagcaacagcaacagaAGCAGCAACAGCatcagcaacagcaacagcatcagcaacagcaacagcaacagcaacagcaacagcaacagcaacagcaagAGCAACAGAGGTTAAAGCAACAAGAGCAACAGACACAACCTagacaacaacaacaacaacagttCGACAGTAAACAAGATATGAAACAGGCTAATACAACAAGAAAACAAAGCAAGTCCTCCCAAGTTCAACAAATGAAGAATGCTGAGCCAACTGAGGGAAACCAAAATGGGTTCCAATTACCTTTTAACCTGCCACCACAAATTGCTCAGCTACCTTTGCCCATGCAGCAACAGGTATTAGCATCACTAAAACAACAAGCtatacaaaaaaataaccCATCAGTTGTTACAGCAATCACAATGGCTCAAGAACAACTGCAACAACAGATTCAAAGAATTCAACAAAGGCAACAAGTGACTCAGCAAGGTAAGGAACCAACTCAAACTCAAGGTCCACAAAGCTTAGCTAATAAATCTCAGCAAAAAACTCAGAAAGTCAATTCTGGCTCAGGCACTCAAAGAAAACAGTTGCAAAGCAAAAGGAAAACATCTAATATTCCTAATAAGTTACAGAATGTGCAGCAACTTCAACAATATGCACCTCCGCAGAAAATGGAGTTGCCTGCTTTCCAAACAATCAAGTACAATCCTCCAGAAGCAATGATTCCTTACCAGGGTTATTGGTCAGATAAACAAGCAACTACTGATACGTTGTTATACGAACAAATAACGCAAAGAGATAAGTCTAATCGTATGGATCAGTCGAAAGAACAAAATGGTTACCCGCCTTTTAGTATATTTGGGTTCAGTGATAAAGAATATACTGCTAAGTTATGgcataatttaaaatattacgAAGGCTCAAAGGAAGTCAGAATGGCTTCTATTAGATCAACATCTCAAAATGTTCCAAGTGTAAGTATTTGGGGTAATGGATATGCTGGATATGGTAATGGCAACACGAATACAAAGacaaaaattatatccGGCATTAATGATGACCACCGCCCAATCATTCCTGATAAAATGTTAGATATGTACAAGCATGCTATGACCGAGGTTTCAGAAGATTTAATTCCGATCAGATTGGAATTTGACCATGAGCGTGATAAGTTTTCTCTAAGAGATACTTTACTTTGGAATAGAAATGACACGTTACTTGACGTTGACGATTTTGTTGACCATATGTTAATGGACTACCGATTTGACCCTGAATTTTCATCTCAAATATCGGACATAATTTCTCAGTCAATTAAAGAACAAATTATTGACTTCCAACCAAATCCTTATACTAATATACAAGATGAAAGGATAGGTGGGGATGATATGCGTGTGagaattaaatttgatattgttaTAGGCCAAAGTCAACTAGTAGATCAAATTGAATGGGATATTTCAAATCCAGATAATGATCCAGAAGAATTTGCAACCAGTATGTGCAATGAATTGGAGTTGCCTGGGGAATTTCAAACTGCGATTGCACATTCAATTAGAGAACAAGTTCATGCTTATCACAAATATTTAGCTTTATTAGGATATAAGTTCGATGGTTCGGCGGTTGAAGATGCTGATATTCGAAGCAGGATATTACCTAACATTActgttgataatatttatagagCTTCAGCAGATTCAAAGTTATATACACCTAATTTATTAACGATTTCTGCGGCTGAACTGGAAAGATTAGATAAAGATAAAGATAGAGATTCAAGACGTAAGAGAAGACAAGGTAGATTTAATAGACGTGGTGTTGTCATCACCAGTAATACTTCATCCATTGTTGGTACTAATAGCGGTACACCGTTAGGTATTGGAGGAAATAATGCAGTTTTGAATTCCTCATCTGGGACTCCAACTGAAGTTTTGTTACCTGACATTACCGATGCATTGAGAACATTTAGAACACCAATTCCAAGTACCGTGTTACCTGGTGGTTTAGATTTGGGTCCATCAGTAGAGTCATTCGAGTTAAAGGCCACAACAACATCAAATCCCAGACCTGATAAACCTAAGTTACAAATGCCTTCGTGTTATATTGTTGATCATATTCCTGGTAAGtcgttattattatcgATTACTGTACCAAAAAAGGAAAACTTGAAATTGAGGATGAATGCTACCAATAGAACAACCATTGTGCCACATAATTATACTGCTACGAAATCAGTTATATCAAACGTTAAACAAGAAGCAGGGCATGAGAGCAGCACATCACGAAAGCAATTACCAGACAACGCAATGGACATCTCACCACCGACAACCATGGAACCACAAGTAAACCGCCCAATCACAATGGATAAAGTCGATGTGAATACCAGttcaaatacaattaataaagaaactgAATCCAAAATTGATACTGAATTGAATCCAATTAGTAGTATAAATCATACTACCACAGGCCcacaaaaaataaatgaagatgGACAGGTAGAGAGCAAAACATCTGCttaa
- the BSD2 gene encoding Bsd2p (similar to Saccharomyces cerevisiae BSD2 (YBR290W); ancestral locus Anc_2.524) yields MNNLEMSLATSTQADMNENDHVNNQMDQQSTDTDEESPISERVAEREVLLDLQEGSSNSNVNGSSLENNSIDVDGTSVTNGNTSSNYNIQAGGIRGKTNRYLLTLGRHFNVLDRFFHKPTEVNDQHGASYDGVFSNLTAKPTPEVPEEVNEDFPPTYTDAANDMSPSYYGANADGTNMFYDEICIEGLPVGNVANLIWNIIVSTSFQFIGFLITYVLHTSHAAKQGSRFGLGLTFIGYGYSMVPSDVTSKVGKGTIINRVKVSNPNDYDDLRIDEQNENLDTFTSTLSHGVQEEKKSLPLLAIVVGGLGLYISIKSLIDYVKVKRMEKKYLAQDDPV; encoded by the coding sequence atgaatAATCTTGAGATGAGTTTGGCTACTTCTACTCAAGCAGACatgaatgaaaatgatCATGTCAATAACCAGATGGACCAACAGTCTACTGATACGGATGAGGAATCACCGATCTCGGAAAGAGTTGCTGAAAGAGAGGTTCTACTCGATTTGCAAGAAGGCAGTAGTAATTCTAATGTAAATGGAAGTTCGTTGGAAAATAATTCTATAGATGTGGATGGAACTAGTGTTACAAATGGAAATACAAGTAGTAACTATAATATACAAGCTGGTGGAATCCGTGGTAAAACaaatagatatttattgaCATTAGGTAGACATTTCAATGTGTTAGATAGATTTTTCCATAAACCGACTGAGGTTAATGATCAACATGGTGCAAGTTATGACGGTGTATTTAGTAACTTGACTGCAAAACCAACTCCAGAGGTTCCAGAGGAAGTTAATGAAGACTTTCCACCAACTTATACTGATGCGGCTAACGATATGTCGCCTTCTTATTATGGTGCTAATGCTGATGGGACAAATATGTTTTATGACGAAATATGTATTGAAGGATTGCCAGTTGGTAATGTAGCTAATTTGATATGGAATATTATTGTAAGTACAAGTTTCCAATTTATTGGCTTTTTAATCACTTATGTTTTACATACTTCTCATGCTGCAAAACAGGGATCCAGATTTGGTTTAGGCTTAACCTTTATTGGTTATGGTTATTCAATGGTACCCAGTGACGTCACTTCGAAAGTAGGCAAAGGTACAATTATCAATAGAGTCAAAGTTTCGAACCCAAACGACTATGATGACTTACGGATCGAtgaacaaaatgaaaatttagataCATTCACTTCAACTCTGAGTCATGGTGTACAGGAAGAGAAAAAATCTTTACCACTCTTAGCTATCGTGGTGGGTGGATTAGGTTTATACATCAGTATTAAAAGTTTAATCGATTACGTAAAAGTGAAAAGAAtggaaaagaaatatttagcACAGGATGATCCTGTTTAA